From a region of the Armatimonadota bacterium genome:
- a CDS encoding nucleotidyltransferase, with the protein MDNSEDHYRQMYVMALRALSESGIDYMLGGAFAIYYYTNWWRNTHDIDVYMVKDDVQTAARVLDTAGFVDIGEQAEGDREWIYHSCCDSVIVDVIWRFANLENYISRDWLARAPTGRFLGLDVKFIPLEEIVWIKTFVINRHRCDWPDVMRVFRAQCGNLDWDRLLELLDEHWLLLASLIDVFDWQHPDSVGCVPARIRHELADRRRQYVANPPRGIEREHLLDPWIHYRKDKYALWRDE; encoded by the coding sequence ATGGACAACTCAGAAGACCACTACCGGCAGATGTATGTAATGGCGCTGCGGGCGCTGAGTGAGTCGGGCATAGACTATATGCTCGGCGGCGCATTCGCGATTTACTATTACACCAACTGGTGGCGCAACACTCACGATATCGATGTGTATATGGTCAAGGACGACGTGCAAACTGCTGCCCGAGTGCTGGATACGGCGGGTTTTGTTGACATAGGCGAACAGGCCGAGGGCGACCGTGAGTGGATTTATCACTCGTGCTGCGATTCGGTGATTGTGGATGTGATATGGCGCTTCGCTAACCTGGAAAACTATATCTCCAGAGACTGGCTTGCTCGCGCTCCGACTGGTCGATTTCTGGGGTTGGATGTCAAGTTCATTCCGCTGGAAGAGATAGTCTGGATCAAGACATTCGTTATAAACCGTCATCGGTGCGACTGGCCGGACGTAATGCGCGTTTTCAGGGCCCAGTGCGGTAACTTGGACTGGGACAGGCTCCTTGAGCTGCTTGATGAGCACTGGCTGCTGCTGGCGAGCCTGATAGATGTGTTCGACTGGCAGCACCCGGATTCAGTCGGCTGCGTGCCCGCGCGGATCAGGCATGAGCTTGCAGACCGGCGCAGGCAATACGTAGCGAATCCTCCAAGGGGAATCGAGCGGGAGCACTTGCTCGATCCGTGGATACACTACAGGAAGGACAAATATGCGCTTTGGCGGGATGAATAA
- a CDS encoding MarR family transcriptional regulator, translated as MQSFDKQTNYDTAALVVETVLLGMRTIRAQTRRGRPADLTVPQFRVLAFLNRHENASLTCLAGHMGLGLPSMSKTVDLLVQRGLVKRESSADDRRRITLNLTDKGKEVFGAAAKATRECIAEKLSSLTDGQRQTVIEAMNILTQTFAPTPGGKK; from the coding sequence ATGCAATCATTCGATAAGCAAACTAATTATGATACGGCAGCGCTGGTGGTCGAGACTGTGCTGCTGGGGATGCGCACAATCCGCGCTCAGACGCGCAGAGGCAGGCCCGCTGACCTTACAGTGCCGCAGTTCAGGGTTCTGGCTTTTTTGAACCGTCACGAAAATGCATCGCTCACATGCCTTGCCGGGCATATGGGTCTGGGGCTGCCGTCCATGTCGAAAACCGTGGATTTGCTGGTGCAGAGGGGTCTGGTGAAACGCGAATCGTCGGCAGACGACCGCAGGCGCATCACTCTCAATCTTACGGACAAGGGGAAAGAAGTCTTTGGAGCCGCGGCAAAGGCGACGCGTGAGTGCATAGCTGAAAAGCTCAGCTCCTTGACGGATGGACAGCGCCAGACAGTAATTGAGGCGATGAATATCCTGACTCAGACGTTTGCGCCGACGCCGGGAGGCAAGAAGTAA
- a CDS encoding ATP-binding cassette domain-containing protein codes for MPILETHNLTRKFGDFVAVNDLNISVEANEIFGLLGPNGAGKSTSIKMLTTLLPPTSGSATLGGFDIVRQARDVRRIIGYVPQMLSADGTLTGYENLLIFAKLYDIPRAERESRVQDALDMMGLADAAGKLVRSYSGGMIRRLEIAQSMLHRPRVLFLDEPTIGLDPLARQAVWNHVKTLRTDFGTTIFLTTHFMEEADKLCSNVAIMHGGKVAAVGSPAELKEKIGRKNATMDQVFIHYTGSKLESGGSFREVSRTRRTARRLG; via the coding sequence ATGCCAATTCTGGAAACTCATAATCTCACAAGGAAATTCGGCGATTTTGTCGCGGTAAATGATCTGAACATCTCTGTCGAAGCAAACGAGATCTTCGGCCTGCTCGGCCCCAACGGAGCAGGCAAGAGCACATCCATAAAAATGCTCACTACCCTGCTTCCGCCCACATCCGGAAGCGCAACATTGGGAGGCTTTGATATTGTACGGCAGGCACGCGACGTACGGCGGATTATAGGTTATGTGCCTCAGATGCTCTCGGCTGACGGGACCCTCACAGGCTATGAAAACCTGCTCATTTTTGCCAAGCTGTATGACATCCCTCGCGCCGAGCGGGAGTCGCGCGTTCAGGATGCTTTAGATATGATGGGCCTGGCGGATGCCGCCGGAAAGCTGGTCCGCAGCTACTCGGGCGGGATGATCCGGCGGCTTGAGATCGCACAGTCCATGCTCCACAGGCCTCGTGTGCTGTTTCTCGATGAGCCGACTATCGGCCTGGATCCGCTGGCCCGCCAGGCAGTGTGGAACCATGTGAAGACTCTTCGCACGGACTTCGGCACAACTATCTTCCTCACGACGCATTTTATGGAGGAGGCGGACAAGCTCTGCAGCAATGTCGCTATTATGCATGGGGGCAAGGTAGCCGCTGTAGGTTCACCAGCCGAGTTGAAAGAGAAAATAGGCCGCAAAAACGCGACAATGGACCAGGTTTTTATTCACTATACAGGCAGCAAGTTGGAATCCGGAGGTAGTTTCCGTGAAGTCTCAAGAACAAGACGCACGGCCCGGCGTCTGGGCTAG